One Bacillus sp. 1780r2a1 DNA segment encodes these proteins:
- a CDS encoding DUF2202 domain-containing protein, with the protein MYSYFHDFYRNTSDTKLLSDIQKAINAEYSAISCYEKLANLAPTKEERNKIREIQKDEKRHLEEFTRIYIALAGRQPSYQITEQCPNNYKDGIEFAFKDEQEAVDSYLDISDKAQDLTIKDRFRRAASDEQNHAVWFLYFMKNPKPSSSQRQLDNYGAKGALNAPSLSLSEMLTYALQDEYLAQSRYNNVIQTFGPVRTFVQIKEAELRHIDALLPLFDRYQAPIPDDTSQDLVKTPANLKAAYSAGVQAEIDNIKMYERFLTYDIPSDARTVFSQLRNASVNHLAAFERGVASFG; encoded by the coding sequence ATGTATTCATACTTTCATGATTTTTATCGAAACACCTCAGATACAAAGCTTTTAAGCGATATTCAAAAAGCTATCAATGCAGAGTATAGTGCTATTTCGTGCTACGAAAAGTTAGCTAACCTAGCACCGACAAAAGAAGAGCGCAACAAAATACGTGAAATTCAAAAAGATGAAAAACGACACCTTGAAGAGTTCACCAGAATTTATATAGCGTTAGCTGGAAGACAGCCCTCTTATCAAATCACTGAACAATGTCCCAACAATTATAAAGATGGCATTGAGTTTGCGTTTAAAGACGAGCAAGAAGCTGTGGATTCTTACTTAGATATTTCAGACAAAGCGCAAGACCTTACGATAAAAGATCGTTTTCGACGAGCAGCCTCAGATGAGCAGAATCACGCCGTATGGTTCTTATATTTTATGAAAAACCCAAAGCCCTCTTCGTCTCAAAGGCAGCTTGATAATTACGGTGCTAAAGGGGCATTAAATGCACCATCGCTATCGTTATCAGAAATGCTGACATATGCACTTCAAGACGAGTACCTAGCTCAGTCTAGATATAATAACGTTATTCAAACGTTTGGGCCCGTACGAACATTCGTTCAAATCAAGGAAGCGGAACTACGCCATATTGATGCACTACTGCCACTATTTGATCGCTACCAAGCACCGATTCCTGATGATACTTCTCAAGACCTTGTCAAAACTCCAGCAAACCTCAAAGCTGCATATTCAGCAGGTGTTCAAGCAGAGATTGATAATATTAAGATGTACGAACGCTTTTTAACATACGATATTCCAAGTGATGCACGAACGGTCTTTTCACAGCTACGAAACGCATCTGTCAATCATTTAGCTGCTTTTGAAAGAGGGGTTGCATCTTTCGGCTAA
- a CDS encoding AzlC family ABC transporter permease has product MSHQEKIRALRAAFPHTLPIFAGFLFLGGAYGIYMNSLGFHPIYPILMSLFIFAGSMEFVAGGLLLATFNPVSALVLTLMVNARHLFYGLSLLEKYSGVGRKKGYLIYGLCDESFSISQATDVPKGIDKGWFFFFITLLNHCYWVLGSALGSIFGSFITFSTEGIEFVMTALFVVIFMEQWKKGKQYHSALIGIGFSSVSLFVFGPNSFIIPAMILILAVLTLIRKPVQKAEVTM; this is encoded by the coding sequence ATGAGCCATCAAGAAAAAATACGCGCACTTCGCGCAGCATTCCCGCACACTCTGCCGATTTTTGCAGGCTTTTTGTTTTTAGGAGGGGCGTACGGCATCTATATGAACTCCCTAGGGTTTCATCCCATATATCCAATTCTCATGAGTTTATTTATCTTCGCAGGATCAATGGAGTTTGTTGCAGGGGGGCTGTTGCTGGCGACGTTTAATCCAGTCAGTGCATTAGTACTTACGCTTATGGTTAATGCTAGACACTTATTTTATGGGCTTTCTCTATTAGAAAAATACAGCGGCGTTGGGAGAAAGAAAGGCTACTTAATCTATGGTCTTTGCGACGAATCATTCTCCATCAGTCAGGCAACGGATGTACCTAAAGGAATTGATAAAGGCTGGTTTTTCTTTTTTATTACGCTGTTGAATCACTGCTACTGGGTACTCGGCTCAGCACTTGGCAGTATCTTTGGCTCGTTTATTACGTTCAGCACGGAAGGAATTGAATTCGTCATGACCGCGCTGTTTGTCGTCATTTTTATGGAGCAATGGAAAAAAGGCAAGCAGTACCACAGCGCACTGATCGGAATTGGTTTTTCGAGCGTAAGCCTGTTTGTTTTTGGCCCAAATAGCTTTATTATTCCAGCTATGATTTTGATACTAGCGGTATTAACGCTCATTCGCAAGCCTGTTCAAAAAGCAGAGGTGACAATGTAA
- a CDS encoding DUF2283 domain-containing protein has translation MDARITYDTDAKLAYLYLFPASASYQIQETEELEVNPSLLLDIDSEGRIVGIELFGMLAEKIAPLSGAEHIYTMHDEMFSFCLSSQEVHATFVFNGIKFCFADADYQDFVGFDIIDSNLYERPLLMQLVKP, from the coding sequence ATGGACGCTAGAATTACATATGATACTGACGCAAAGTTAGCTTACCTTTATCTCTTCCCCGCTTCGGCTTCTTATCAAATTCAAGAAACGGAAGAATTAGAAGTAAATCCTAGTTTACTGCTTGATATTGATAGTGAGGGCCGAATTGTTGGCATTGAGCTTTTTGGAATGCTTGCAGAGAAGATAGCGCCACTTTCTGGTGCTGAGCATATCTATACAATGCATGATGAGATGTTCTCATTTTGCCTATCATCTCAAGAGGTTCATGCAACATTTGTTTTTAACGGAATTAAATTTTGCTTTGCAGACGCTGATTATCAAGACTTCGTCGGCTTTGACATAATTGATTCAAATCTATATGAGCGACCGCTATTGATGCAGCTCGTTAAGCCATAA
- a CDS encoding glutathione peroxidase: METLYDLTVKKTNGEEQALKKYEGKVVLIVNTASHCGLAGQFKELQELYDKYNEQGLEILGFPCGQFNNQEFDNINETTQFCQLNYGVTFPMFAKVDVNGENEDPLFTFLKNQKKGLLSKNIKWNFTKFLVDKKGRVLERYAPTVEPKKIEKEIVKQLAL; the protein is encoded by the coding sequence GTGGAGACTTTGTACGACTTGACGGTAAAAAAGACAAATGGCGAAGAACAAGCATTAAAGAAGTATGAAGGCAAAGTAGTGCTCATTGTGAACACGGCTAGTCACTGCGGTTTGGCAGGTCAGTTTAAAGAACTACAAGAGCTATATGACAAATACAACGAACAAGGCTTAGAAATCTTAGGTTTTCCATGCGGTCAATTTAACAACCAAGAGTTCGATAATATTAATGAAACAACGCAGTTCTGCCAGCTGAATTACGGCGTAACTTTCCCGATGTTTGCGAAGGTTGATGTGAACGGAGAGAATGAAGACCCGCTGTTTACGTTTTTAAAGAATCAAAAAAAGGGTCTCCTATCTAAAAACATCAAGTGGAACTTTACAAAGTTTCTTGTTGATAAGAAAGGCCGTGTCTTAGAGCGCTATGCGCCAACTGTGGAGCCGAAAAAGATTGAGAAAGAAATTGTGAAGCAGTTAGCGCTGTAG
- a CDS encoding DNA-binding protein, giving the protein MDISFFWFAIGLAALGYFIGDGLKNFGKPKEKTTYLYLIKERDLHYHFSLTEEEMQELLNKYPDAPKIELKGKTYYPYHQFVE; this is encoded by the coding sequence ATGGATATCAGCTTTTTTTGGTTTGCAATAGGACTAGCTGCTCTTGGTTACTTTATTGGAGATGGTTTGAAAAATTTTGGTAAACCAAAAGAGAAAACAACCTACCTTTATTTAATTAAGGAGCGTGATCTTCACTATCACTTTAGCTTAACGGAAGAAGAAATGCAGGAGCTACTAAATAAATACCCAGATGCTCCTAAAATTGAGCTGAAAGGCAAGACGTATTATCCATATCATCAATTTGTTGAGTGA
- a CDS encoding TetR/AcrR family transcriptional regulator codes for MKNQHLDLRIVRTRESIKNAFIELIEEKGFDAISVKDITTRANINRGTFYAHYEDKFDLMKKCEDEVMLELSTIVKENFPSVVASLEKDSPIAVPSTIAIVIFEYLNKNSSFMRALLGPNGDLSFQTRLKKFMWKEIFENEAFDFVRKENFLVPGDYLASYIASAHIGVIQQWLNSGRKESPEEMAKIFSIITFNGPFFAAGLKK; via the coding sequence ATGAAAAATCAGCATTTGGACTTACGAATTGTTCGGACAAGAGAATCTATCAAAAATGCATTCATTGAATTGATTGAGGAAAAAGGGTTCGACGCTATTTCAGTGAAAGATATCACAACGAGAGCCAACATCAATCGAGGCACATTCTATGCGCATTATGAGGATAAATTTGATTTAATGAAGAAATGTGAAGATGAAGTAATGCTAGAGCTTTCAACTATTGTAAAAGAGAACTTCCCAAGCGTTGTTGCTTCTCTAGAGAAAGATTCACCAATAGCAGTTCCGTCTACCATTGCAATCGTAATCTTTGAATATCTAAACAAAAACAGTAGTTTCATGAGAGCGTTATTAGGTCCAAACGGAGATTTATCTTTTCAGACGAGGTTAAAAAAGTTTATGTGGAAAGAAATCTTTGAAAATGAAGCCTTTGACTTTGTTCGGAAAGAAAATTTTCTTGTTCCAGGAGACTACTTGGCTTCTTACATAGCTTCTGCGCATATTGGAGTAATCCAACAGTGGCTTAATAGCGGCCGAAAAGAATCGCCAGAAGAAATGGCTAAAATCTTTTCAATCATTACTTTTAACGGTCCTTTTTTTGCTGCTGGTTTGAAAAAATAA
- the csaA gene encoding chaperone CsaA — protein MANIEDFLKLDLRVGTILDAKPFPEAKKPAIKLEVDFGEEIGVKQSSAQITHRYKPTELLNRQVVAVVNFPPMRIAGFKSEVLVLGGVPGEGDVVLLQPDEKLPNGTKIS, from the coding sequence ATGGCAAACATTGAAGACTTTTTAAAATTAGATTTACGCGTTGGTACAATTCTTGACGCCAAACCGTTTCCAGAGGCCAAAAAGCCGGCGATTAAGCTTGAAGTTGATTTTGGAGAAGAGATCGGAGTGAAGCAGTCATCTGCGCAAATTACGCATCGCTATAAGCCAACTGAGCTTCTGAATCGTCAGGTCGTCGCGGTTGTAAACTTTCCGCCAATGCGAATTGCAGGATTTAAATCAGAAGTGCTCGTTTTAGGTGGCGTTCCAGGAGAAGGAGACGTGGTGCTGCTACAGCCGGATGAAAAGTTGCCAAATGGAACGAAGATTTCATGA
- a CDS encoding DUF3533 domain-containing protein — translation MFKNKLLLFSPLIVFGIIFIFLQTLYPSVQPELKNLPIAIVNADEGIQLPNQPEVNMGQKVVDMVIKSSKATAESEPAVKWIVEENENDMQKGLENRDYYAALVIPKDFSAKQASFKTPAPETAKLEVFINQGMNTMASTAAGQIVNNVVDQINTTVRTQLITELEKQGATLTPKQVELFANPIGKTMKNVHETGKNSANGNSPISLFQPLWIACLASAAILFIATRKLKARNRKDVVKAKLIQLFMGAFIALVIGFSLTWLAAHMVGFHIPQFTDAALFLTITSFSFILMISAVLSLVGIKGIPLFALMLFFGAPLLSLPPEMMSSFYRDWIYSWLPMRFMIEGLRDLFFFGKSITWDGPLSILVWIGIISGIVILISAFKPQAVNEKVELEQ, via the coding sequence ATGTTTAAGAACAAACTGCTCTTATTTTCACCTCTTATTGTGTTTGGCATTATCTTTATTTTTTTACAAACATTATATCCATCCGTTCAGCCTGAACTTAAGAACTTACCGATCGCGATTGTGAACGCAGATGAAGGAATTCAGCTCCCTAATCAACCCGAGGTAAATATGGGACAGAAAGTTGTAGACATGGTGATAAAAAGCTCAAAAGCTACAGCTGAAAGTGAACCGGCTGTGAAGTGGATTGTTGAAGAAAATGAAAATGATATGCAAAAAGGATTGGAAAATCGAGACTATTACGCAGCACTCGTCATTCCTAAAGACTTCAGCGCAAAGCAAGCTTCTTTCAAGACACCTGCCCCGGAAACAGCTAAATTAGAGGTTTTTATTAATCAAGGGATGAACACGATGGCATCCACAGCTGCAGGACAAATAGTAAACAATGTAGTTGATCAGATAAACACAACTGTACGCACTCAGCTCATTACTGAATTAGAAAAACAAGGGGCAACGTTAACGCCAAAGCAAGTTGAACTGTTCGCGAACCCGATTGGTAAAACGATGAAAAATGTTCACGAAACCGGCAAAAATAGCGCAAACGGCAATTCTCCAATCTCTTTGTTTCAACCCTTATGGATTGCTTGCCTAGCAAGTGCCGCTATTCTTTTCATCGCAACTCGTAAATTAAAGGCTAGAAACCGTAAAGATGTTGTAAAAGCTAAATTAATCCAACTATTCATGGGCGCTTTCATAGCACTTGTAATTGGATTTAGCTTAACCTGGTTAGCTGCTCACATGGTTGGTTTCCATATTCCACAGTTTACAGACGCAGCCTTATTCTTAACGATTACGTCCTTTAGTTTCATTTTAATGATTTCGGCCGTTCTTTCACTAGTAGGCATAAAAGGAATACCCTTATTTGCCCTAATGCTTTTCTTTGGAGCACCTTTGCTTTCACTGCCTCCAGAAATGATGTCTTCTTTTTACAGAGACTGGATTTATTCATGGTTGCCAATGCGATTCATGATTGAAGGGTTACGAGATCTCTTCTTTTTTGGAAAGAGCATCACGTGGGATGGTCCACTATCCATACTTGTATGGATTGGAATCATCAGCGGAATTGTGATCCTAATTTCTGCGTTTAAGCCACAAGCCGTCAACGAAAAAGTAGAGCTTGAACAGTAA
- a CDS encoding branched-chain amino acid transporter permease, which produces MTITQQVIMIIMVVLGTMITRFLPFLLFPANKPTPKYVQYLGVVLPAAVIGLLVVYSLKDISFISGSHGLPEMLAVGFVVLLHAWRGSMLLSIGGGTLLYMGLIQLVF; this is translated from the coding sequence ATGACTATTACCCAGCAAGTTATCATGATTATAATGGTTGTTCTCGGAACGATGATTACGCGCTTTTTACCATTTTTACTTTTTCCAGCCAATAAGCCAACCCCTAAGTATGTTCAGTATCTCGGAGTTGTTCTACCGGCAGCGGTCATCGGATTGTTGGTTGTGTATTCGTTAAAGGATATCAGCTTTATTTCAGGAAGTCATGGGTTACCTGAAATGCTAGCAGTTGGCTTTGTGGTACTGCTTCATGCATGGAGAGGAAGCATGCTGCTTTCGATTGGAGGAGGAACGCTTTTATATATGGGATTGATTCAGCTGGTGTTTTGA
- a CDS encoding tRNA-dihydrouridine synthase — translation MKDNFWHELPRPFFILAPMEAVTDVVFRHVVTEAARPDVFFTEFTNTESYCHPKGKDSVKGRLTFTEDEQPIVAHIWGDKPEYFRQMSIGMAEMGFRGIDINMGCPVQNVAGNGKGSGLIRRPDVAAEIIQAAKAGGLPVSVKTRLGYTKVDEWYDWLKHILEQDIVNLSIHLRTKKEMSDVDAHWELIPEIKKLRDEIAPHTLLTINGDIADRQQGLELAEKYGIDGVMIGRGIFHNPFAFEKEKKEHTSEELLDLLRLQLDLHDKYSKELEPRPFKPLRRFFKIYVRGFRGASELRNLLMSTETTDEVRDLLDEFKDRTGMKEDEGFSIK, via the coding sequence ATGAAAGATAATTTTTGGCATGAGCTGCCTCGTCCGTTCTTTATTTTGGCGCCAATGGAAGCCGTAACGGACGTTGTTTTCCGTCACGTGGTGACAGAAGCAGCTCGACCTGATGTGTTTTTTACAGAGTTTACGAATACGGAAAGCTACTGCCATCCGAAAGGAAAAGATAGCGTAAAAGGACGTCTAACGTTCACTGAAGATGAGCAGCCAATCGTTGCGCATATTTGGGGAGACAAGCCTGAATACTTCCGTCAAATGAGTATCGGCATGGCTGAAATGGGCTTCCGCGGCATCGATATTAATATGGGCTGTCCTGTACAAAACGTTGCAGGAAACGGAAAAGGATCTGGCTTAATTCGTCGTCCAGACGTTGCGGCAGAGATTATCCAAGCGGCTAAAGCTGGCGGACTTCCTGTCAGCGTAAAAACGCGCCTTGGCTATACAAAAGTCGACGAGTGGTACGACTGGTTAAAGCATATTTTAGAACAAGATATCGTTAACCTATCTATCCACCTTCGTACGAAAAAAGAAATGAGTGACGTGGACGCACACTGGGAGCTGATCCCAGAAATCAAAAAACTTCGTGATGAAATTGCGCCTCATACGCTTCTTACGATTAACGGTGACATTGCTGACCGTCAACAAGGCTTGGAGCTTGCGGAGAAGTACGGTATTGATGGAGTTATGATTGGACGCGGAATCTTCCATAATCCATTCGCGTTCGAAAAAGAAAAGAAAGAGCATACAAGCGAAGAGCTATTAGACCTTCTTCGTTTGCAGCTAGATCTTCACGATAAATATTCGAAAGAATTAGAGCCACGTCCATTTAAACCGCTTCGTCGCTTCTTCAAAATCTACGTTCGTGGATTCCGAGGTGCAAGTGAGTTACGAAACTTACTGATGAGCACAGAAACAACTGATGAAGTACGCGATCTGCTTGATGAGTTCAAAGATCGAACTGGCATGAAAGAAGACGAAGGTTTTTCCATTAAGTAA
- a CDS encoding tyrosine-protein phosphatase, translating into MNHKFEKLFNFRDVGGVMTENGEKLKEGVLFRSEDLSKLTKQDIETFRQLNIKALCDLRMPSEQKSKVSRVGPGPGMELLSVSIHDKSQEFTHLEFFKFLVSKSTSVDFEKIMRDMYEHMAFGCHDEIKEIICFLSHTSRIPALIHCTGGKDRTGFIAAIIQLYLGVSYETVIAEYLKSNELIAEKMKRTESFIRWMSLFRISPEQIRPVLEVRREYLEDVYQKIMKQYGDIETYLKEGCDIPRSCLEELKRKFLSSSEGQ; encoded by the coding sequence ATGAACCATAAATTTGAAAAGCTATTTAACTTTCGAGATGTTGGCGGAGTGATGACAGAGAATGGCGAAAAGCTTAAAGAAGGAGTTTTGTTTCGCTCAGAAGATCTATCAAAGCTAACGAAACAAGATATTGAGACCTTTCGTCAGCTGAATATTAAAGCACTTTGTGATTTAAGAATGCCATCTGAACAAAAATCAAAGGTTAGTCGAGTGGGACCAGGCCCTGGTATGGAGCTATTATCGGTATCTATCCATGACAAGAGCCAAGAGTTTACCCATCTTGAGTTTTTTAAGTTTCTTGTGAGCAAGTCGACTAGCGTTGATTTCGAAAAAATCATGAGAGATATGTATGAGCACATGGCTTTTGGCTGTCATGACGAAATAAAAGAAATTATTTGCTTCTTATCTCATACAAGTCGGATACCTGCTCTTATTCATTGTACGGGTGGTAAGGATCGAACCGGGTTTATTGCGGCTATTATTCAACTATATTTGGGCGTTTCATATGAAACAGTAATAGCTGAATACTTAAAGTCAAATGAGTTAATTGCAGAAAAAATGAAAAGAACTGAGTCGTTTATTCGATGGATGAGCTTATTTCGAATTTCCCCTGAGCAAATCAGGCCCGTTCTGGAAGTGCGTCGTGAGTACTTGGAAGATGTTTATCAAAAAATCATGAAGCAGTACGGAGATATTGAAACGTATTTAAAAGAAGGGTGCGATATTCCGAGAAGTTGTTTAGAAGAGCTGAAAAGAAAGTTTCTTTCATCCAGCGAAGGCCAATAA
- a CDS encoding PLP-dependent aminotransferase family protein — MPVNSFEHYPMSWKPDRSSLKRPYYQSLAHLLEEDITNGFLAPGTKLPPQRELADFLDLNFTTITRAYKICEMKGLIYAVTGSGTFISPNATRSITISADRLTCNIDLGFVASFERTSPYLKEVLSTVMEKRYFDQLLNYNDPTGIPHQKMAAVNWMENLGVNASPEQVSIVSGAQNALAISLTALFEPGQKIATDLYTYSNFIEIAKMYHIQLVPIAGDECGMSPAELEKQCSHTSIHGVFLMPSCCNPTTVMMTDHRKKALASVIKKHDLIIIEDDIYAFFTAGVVTDYKQPMFNLLPEQTVYICSTSKALYSGLRVAYMVYGERFKEKILRAIFNINVKTSSLNAEIVTELILSGKAHDIISKKKQLVQEANDLYFEYFPARKHYEHPLSFFRWLSINPYHNALQLEADLHERGIRIYHSDRFLSGQTTPNKYLRVALSSTNSLEELQVGLRVLKEYLEEKELL, encoded by the coding sequence ATGCCTGTAAACTCATTTGAACATTATCCCATGTCATGGAAGCCTGATCGCTCGTCGTTAAAGCGTCCTTACTACCAATCCTTAGCTCACTTACTCGAAGAAGATATCACCAACGGCTTTTTAGCTCCAGGAACAAAGCTACCTCCACAGCGTGAGCTAGCTGATTTTCTTGATCTAAACTTCACAACGATTACAAGAGCTTATAAAATTTGTGAAATGAAAGGCCTGATTTATGCCGTAACGGGAAGCGGTACGTTCATTTCTCCAAACGCCACTCGCTCTATTACGATTTCAGCAGATAGGCTCACGTGCAACATTGATCTTGGATTTGTAGCTTCATTTGAACGAACGAGCCCTTATTTAAAGGAAGTGCTCTCAACCGTAATGGAAAAGCGCTACTTCGACCAGCTTTTAAACTACAACGATCCTACTGGAATTCCCCATCAGAAGATGGCCGCCGTGAACTGGATGGAAAACCTCGGCGTGAACGCTTCCCCCGAACAGGTTTCCATCGTATCTGGCGCTCAAAATGCGCTGGCCATCAGCTTAACCGCCTTGTTTGAGCCTGGTCAAAAAATAGCTACGGATTTATATACGTACTCAAACTTTATTGAAATTGCCAAGATGTATCATATTCAGCTTGTTCCTATTGCTGGTGATGAATGCGGAATGTCTCCAGCAGAACTTGAAAAACAATGTAGCCACACCTCTATTCACGGCGTATTTCTCATGCCTTCGTGCTGTAACCCAACGACCGTGATGATGACAGACCATCGTAAAAAAGCACTGGCATCCGTTATCAAAAAACATGATTTAATTATCATTGAAGATGATATCTACGCTTTTTTCACAGCAGGAGTAGTCACCGATTATAAACAGCCCATGTTTAACTTACTTCCTGAACAAACCGTGTACATCTGCAGCACTTCAAAAGCGCTTTACTCAGGCCTTCGCGTTGCTTATATGGTATACGGTGAGCGTTTTAAAGAGAAGATTTTGCGCGCTATTTTTAATATCAACGTCAAAACGTCATCCTTAAACGCTGAAATCGTGACGGAGCTTATCTTATCTGGAAAAGCTCATGACATTATCTCGAAGAAAAAACAGCTTGTTCAAGAAGCCAACGATCTTTATTTTGAATACTTTCCAGCTCGCAAACACTACGAGCATCCGCTGAGCTTTTTCCGCTGGCTGTCAATTAACCCTTATCATAATGCACTTCAGCTTGAAGCAGATCTTCACGAGCGTGGAATTCGTATTTATCACTCCGATCGTTTCTTAAGTGGACAGACTACGCCTAATAAATACCTGCGCGTCGCTCTTTCTTCCACTAATTCGCTGGAAGAGCTGCAAGTTGGACTTCGCGTATTGAAAGAATATCTAGAGGAAAAAGAGCTTTTATAG